One part of the Ursus arctos isolate Adak ecotype North America unplaced genomic scaffold, UrsArc2.0 scaffold_20, whole genome shotgun sequence genome encodes these proteins:
- the LOC125282036 gene encoding zinc finger protein with KRAB and SCAN domains 7-like: MTAVGLESQCASWVPSLSQAGKSGDQAAAAALQMVRPQGSAAYQFLSVDYTERKWKGPALSQRAVHQSIMPGNYCSMASLGETRMRRSELPAKQEVSKGPASCDGTSRGVRGVVSEEPETGVSSCEGTLEKLKGQPSDEEGSRPESDFFRITHEDKDKSTKDGCDEYNELGKYPDLSSSAAEHEGVLKGQKFYQCDECGKAFNWSSHLIGHQRIHTGEKPYECNECGKTFRQTSQLIVHLRTHTGEKPYECGECGKTYRHSSHLIQHQRLHNGEKPYKCNECGKAFNESSKLFDHQRTHTGEKPYECNECGAAFSRSKNLVRHQVLHTGKKPYKCSECGKAFCSNRNLIDHQRIHTGEKPYECNECGKSFSRNKCLVRHQSLHTGQKPYRCSECGKAFSQISQLVDHERIHTGEKPFECSVCGKAFSLSKCLIRHQRLHTGEKPYKCNECGKSFNQNSYLIIHQRIHTGEKPYECNKCGKVFSHNSSLMVHQRTHTGEKPYKCSDCGKAFSDSSQLTVHQRVHTGEKPYECIECGKAFSQRSTFNHHQRTHTGERHSALAHTVC; this comes from the exons ATGACTGCCGTGGGCTTAGAGA gTCAGTGTGCTTCCTGGGTGCCTTCCCTTTCCCAGGCTGGGAAGTCAGGAGACCAGGCAGCGGCAGCTGCGCTTCAGATGGTCAGGCCCCAG GGATCTGCGGCGTACCAGTTCCTGTCTGTGGACTATACTGAGAGGAAGTGGAAAGGTCCGGCCCTCAGTCAGAGAGCCGTGCACCAGAGCATCATGCCGGGAAATTATTGCAGCATGGCCTCTTTGG GTGAGACTAGGATGCGGCGTTCAGAGTTGCCTGCAAAGCAGGAAGTTTCTAAAGGACCGGCGTCATGTGATGGGACATCAAGAGGCGTCCGTGGAGTGGTTTCTGAGGAACCAGAGACAGGAGTATCTTCCTGTGAAGGTACTTTAGAGAAGCTGAAAGGGCAACCCTCAGATGAAGAAGGGAGCCGACCGGAAAGTGATTTCTTCAGAATAACACACGAGGATAAAGATAAATCCACAAAAGATGGATGTGATGAATATAATGAACTTGGGAAATATCCAGATCTGTCCTCTAGTGCTGCAGAACATGAAGGAGTTCTGAAGGGACAGAAATTTTATCAATGTGATGAATGTGGTAAAGCTTTCAATTGGAGTTCACACCTCATTGggcatcagagaattcacactggagagaaaccctatgagtgTAATGAATGTGGTAAGACCTTCAGGCAGACCTCTCAGCTCATAGTTCATCTCAGAACCCACACAGGGGAAAAGCCCTATGAGTGTGGTGAGTGTGGAAAGACTTACCGACACAGCTCCCATCTTATTCAACACCAGAGACTCCATAATGGTGAGAAACcatataaatgtaatgaatgtggaaaagcttTCAATGAGAGTTCCAAACTTTTTGACCACCAGAGAACACATACTGGGGAGAAACCTTATGAGTGCAATGAGTGTGGGGCTGCCTTTAGTCGCAGTAAAAATCTCGTCCGACATCAGGTGCTTCACACCGGCAAAAAACCTTACAAGTGTAGTGAGTGTGGGAAAGCTTTCTGTTCTAATAGAAATCTTATTGACCATCAGAGGATCCATACTGGGGAGAAGCCTTATGAGTGTAATGAATGTGGCAAGTCCTTTAGTCGGAATAAATGTCTTGTTCGACACCAGAGCCTCCACACTGGGCAAAAGCCATATAGATGTAGcgagtgtgggaaagccttcagtcaGATCTCTCAACTTGTTGACCATGAGcgaattcatactggagaaaaaccTTTCGAATGTAGTGTGTGTGGTAAGGCATTCAGTCTGAGTAAGTGTCTTATTCGACATCAGAGACTTCACACAGGTGAAAAGCCCTATAAATGCAACGAGTGTGGAAAATCCTTCAATCAGAACTCATACCTGATTATACaccagagaattcacactggTGAGAAGCCTTATGAATGTAATAAGTGTGGGAAGGTCTTCAGTCATAATTCTAGCCTTATGGTACATCAGAGAACCcatactggggagaaaccctataaatgtagtgattgtgggaaagcctttagtGACAGCTCACAGCTCACTGTGCACCAGAGagttcacacaggagagaaaccctatgaatgtattgagtgtgggaaagccttcagtcaGCGTTCCACTTTTAACCACCACCAGCGAACTCACACTGGAGAGAGGCATTCAGCTCTGGCTCACACAGTTTGTTAA